One region of Desulfobacterales bacterium genomic DNA includes:
- a CDS encoding isoprenyl transferase has translation MNSSSSSDRSEDLDKKKLPAHVAIIMDGNGRWAKKHLLSRIKGHEKGAEAVRTVVRASRELGIAHLTLYAFSTENWQRPQKEVNALMTLLTNFLKSEQKELAANDIRLAVIGQIERLPGKVQQALQETMELTQHNSALQLNLALSYGSRAEIVRMAQLIARKVQKAEIDPAAIDAETVAAHLFTKDMPDPDLLIRTSGEVRISNFLLWQIAYAEIYITPTLWPDFSKEEFIEILINYQQRERRYGQV, from the coding sequence TTGAATTCTAGTTCTTCCTCAGACCGCTCCGAAGACCTTGATAAAAAGAAGCTGCCTGCTCACGTTGCCATCATCATGGATGGCAATGGGAGATGGGCGAAAAAGCATCTTTTATCCCGCATCAAAGGACATGAAAAAGGGGCAGAAGCAGTTCGAACCGTTGTGCGCGCCAGCCGTGAACTTGGCATCGCCCATCTGACGCTCTACGCATTTTCGACCGAAAACTGGCAGCGGCCTCAAAAGGAGGTCAATGCCCTGATGACCCTCCTGACAAACTTTTTAAAATCCGAACAGAAGGAACTTGCTGCGAATGACATCCGTCTGGCAGTGATTGGACAAATAGAGCGGCTACCGGGCAAAGTTCAGCAGGCGTTGCAGGAGACCATGGAACTAACGCAGCACAACTCTGCGCTACAGCTGAATTTGGCCCTAAGTTACGGCAGCCGTGCGGAAATCGTACGCATGGCCCAACTGATCGCTCGTAAAGTGCAAAAAGCGGAAATAGATCCGGCTGCTATTGATGCCGAAACTGTTGCCGCCCATCTGTTTACCAAAGATATGCCGGATCCGGATCTTTTGATTCGGACGAGCGGAGAGGTTCGCATCAGCAATTTCTTGCTGTGGCAGATTGCCTATGCTGAGATCTATATCACGCCGACGCTCTGGCCTGATTTCAGCAAAGAAGAATTTATCGAGATCCTAATAAACTATCAGCAGCGGGAACGTCGTTACGGTCAGGTTTAG
- a CDS encoding 1-deoxy-D-xylulose-5-phosphate reductoisomerase has protein sequence MKHLSILGSTGSIGRNALKIVEMFPQHFSIKALAAKANIDLLAKQIEQFVPELAVVYDAENAQQLKQKLGAATTTEVLYGEEGYQAAASADGVDMVLTAVVGAAGLGPTLAAIEAGKTIALANKETLVMAGEIVTAKAAEHGVHILPVDSEHSAIFQCLEGHRKADVAHILLTASGGPFLNLPLDQFSQISTAQALNHPNWDMGPKITVDSATLMNKGLEVLEAKALFDVSEDMIEVVIHPQSIIHSMVAYQDGAVMAQLGIPDMKAAIAYALSYPKRLDLNQPLPDFSGQQDLTFQKPDLEKFPCLALAFQACKTGKTVPAVLNAANEIAVNAFLNQQIPFTAIAKVVAMTMEAHDVHANPALSDILAADQDARQKAAAFVKNFQI, from the coding sequence ATGAAACACCTCTCCATACTGGGATCAACGGGTTCTATTGGCCGCAATGCCCTAAAGATAGTTGAGATGTTCCCGCAGCACTTTTCGATCAAGGCTTTGGCGGCCAAAGCCAATATCGATTTGTTGGCCAAACAAATTGAGCAATTTGTTCCCGAACTGGCGGTTGTCTATGATGCTGAAAACGCTCAGCAATTAAAGCAAAAACTGGGGGCCGCAACTACAACTGAGGTTCTTTATGGAGAAGAAGGCTATCAGGCGGCAGCCAGTGCCGACGGAGTGGATATGGTTCTTACGGCAGTTGTCGGTGCCGCTGGCTTAGGGCCGACCCTGGCAGCCATCGAAGCCGGCAAAACGATTGCACTGGCCAATAAAGAAACCCTCGTGATGGCTGGCGAGATTGTGACAGCCAAAGCCGCTGAGCATGGTGTCCACATTCTGCCGGTAGACAGTGAGCATAGTGCTATTTTTCAATGCCTTGAAGGTCATCGCAAGGCGGATGTGGCGCATATCTTACTAACCGCCTCGGGCGGTCCATTTTTGAATCTGCCGTTGGATCAATTTTCCCAAATCTCAACGGCCCAGGCCTTAAATCATCCCAATTGGGATATGGGGCCCAAAATTACGGTTGATTCTGCTACGCTGATGAACAAGGGCCTGGAAGTCCTTGAGGCCAAAGCGCTTTTTGATGTTTCTGAAGACATGATTGAAGTGGTTATTCATCCCCAGAGCATCATCCATTCGATGGTGGCCTACCAGGACGGCGCAGTGATGGCGCAGCTTGGCATACCGGATATGAAGGCGGCAATCGCCTATGCGCTGTCGTATCCTAAGCGGCTCGACCTGAATCAGCCGCTGCCGGATTTTTCCGGTCAGCAGGATCTGACTTTTCAAAAGCCGGATCTGGAAAAATTTCCTTGTCTGGCACTGGCATTCCAGGCTTGCAAGACCGGCAAAACCGTGCCGGCCGTTTTAAATGCTGCCAATGAAATCGCGGTCAACGCGTTCTTAAATCAGCAAATTCCGTTCACCGCGATTGCCAAGGTTGTCGCCATGACGATGGAAGCGCATGATGTCCATGCCAACCCGGCGCTTTCCGATATCCTCGCAGCTGACCAAGACGCGCGACAGAAGGCCGCAGCTTTCGTAAAAAATTTTCAAATTTAA
- a CDS encoding phosphatidate cytidylyltransferase, which translates to MHLKRWITGLIALPILIFLIYKGGAAFCLLISAAAVTALWEYNRIVLDDALAPVSGIITGWGYLLGGVIAWAAYWVGPELILSLVALNLVVVALISMFHFKTDPAVLKVIVRQLQGIIYIPVLLAFLVLIRADDNGMNWIYLLLAVVFAGDTSAYYVGSYWGRHKLSPAISPGKTIEGSVGGLAANLAVGVIAKMLFFPSLPWAPSILFFLAVGIAGQMGDLFESEMKRFSGIKDSSGILPGHGGVLDRIDALLFASPVAYVFIRFIF; encoded by the coding sequence ATGCACCTTAAGCGTTGGATTACAGGACTGATTGCGCTGCCCATTCTCATTTTTCTAATTTATAAAGGCGGGGCTGCGTTTTGTTTGCTCATCAGCGCCGCAGCGGTGACAGCGCTTTGGGAATATAATCGTATCGTGCTGGACGACGCGCTGGCTCCCGTCTCCGGTATCATTACGGGGTGGGGCTACTTGCTGGGGGGTGTTATCGCTTGGGCGGCATATTGGGTGGGGCCGGAGCTGATTCTGAGCCTCGTGGCCCTGAATCTGGTAGTGGTTGCGCTAATCTCGATGTTTCATTTCAAGACCGACCCGGCGGTTTTGAAGGTGATTGTGCGTCAGCTTCAGGGCATCATTTACATACCCGTCCTGTTGGCCTTTTTGGTGCTTATCCGGGCAGACGATAATGGCATGAACTGGATCTACCTCCTATTGGCAGTTGTTTTTGCCGGTGATACCAGTGCCTATTATGTCGGGTCCTACTGGGGTCGGCACAAATTAAGCCCGGCCATCAGTCCTGGCAAAACCATTGAGGGATCTGTGGGCGGTCTGGCTGCCAATCTGGCGGTCGGCGTCATCGCCAAGATGCTGTTTTTTCCAAGCCTGCCGTGGGCGCCGAGCATCTTATTCTTTCTTGCCGTCGGTATAGCGGGTCAAATGGGAGACTTGTTTGAATCGGAGATGAAACGGTTTTCCGGGATCAAAGACTCCAGCGGTATATTGCCCGGGCATGGGGGCGTTTTAGACCGCATTGACGCCCTTTTGTTTGCATCTCCGGTGGCGTATGTGTTTATCCGGTTTATATTTTAA
- the rseP gene encoding RIP metalloprotease RseP, with protein MGITLLSFIIVLGVLIFFHEFGHFLIARLFGVGVEKFSLGFGPRLIGKTIGRTDYRISAIPLGGYVKMIGEEPDAEVSPEDMAISFTHKHVLKRMCIVAAGPIFNILLAVIIFFAMFWISGAMILKPSVGEVRDGSPALSAGLKAGDLITAIDGAVVSNWEDMTELIGASNGKTLEIAVQRGNSNTVVRVTPELVAAKNLFGEDIQRFIIGISAAGDFDTRELNLFQALAESLKQTYTIVELMVIILGKLFTGDISADTIGGPIMIAKMAGDQAKAGISNLISFIALISVNLAIINLVPIPILDGGHLLFFFIELIKGRPVNLKIREVAQQIGLFIILLLVILVFYNDIFRYKDNILEFLKGIF; from the coding sequence ATGGGTATAACATTACTTTCGTTTATCATTGTTCTTGGCGTTCTCATATTTTTCCATGAATTCGGACATTTTTTGATTGCCCGGCTTTTCGGTGTCGGGGTTGAAAAGTTCTCGCTGGGGTTTGGGCCCCGGCTGATTGGAAAAACCATCGGCCGCACCGACTATCGTATCTCAGCCATCCCCCTTGGCGGTTATGTCAAAATGATCGGTGAGGAACCGGATGCCGAGGTGTCGCCGGAGGATATGGCCATTTCTTTTACGCATAAACACGTCCTCAAGCGAATGTGCATTGTCGCCGCAGGCCCCATTTTCAACATCCTGTTGGCGGTGATCATTTTTTTCGCGATGTTTTGGATTTCAGGCGCCATGATATTAAAACCGTCTGTGGGGGAGGTCAGAGACGGTTCGCCAGCGCTATCCGCCGGTTTAAAAGCGGGTGATCTGATCACCGCCATTGACGGGGCGGTGGTTTCCAACTGGGAAGATATGACGGAACTTATCGGTGCCAGTAACGGAAAAACGCTGGAAATAGCGGTTCAACGAGGAAACTCAAATACGGTGGTCCGGGTCACACCTGAGCTGGTTGCGGCCAAAAATCTATTCGGTGAGGATATCCAGCGATTTATTATCGGTATCAGCGCTGCGGGTGATTTTGACACCCGAGAATTGAATTTGTTTCAGGCGCTAGCAGAAAGCCTAAAGCAAACCTATACCATTGTCGAATTAATGGTGATCATTCTTGGCAAACTGTTCACCGGTGACATATCTGCTGATACCATTGGCGGTCCGATCATGATTGCGAAAATGGCCGGGGACCAGGCCAAAGCCGGCATCAGCAACTTGATATCCTTCATTGCTTTGATCAGCGTCAATTTGGCGATCATCAATTTGGTGCCGATACCCATTTTGGATGGCGGCCATTTACTTTTCTTTTTTATTGAACTGATTAAAGGCCGTCCGGTTAATTTGAAAATCCGCGAGGTAGCACAGCAAATCGGTTTGTTTATTATTCTTCTGCTGGTCATTCTGGTCTTTTACAACGATATTTTCAGGTACAAAGATAATATTCTTGAATTTCTCAAGGGGATTTTTTAG